From a region of the Streptacidiphilus albus JL83 genome:
- a CDS encoding MbtH family protein, with protein sequence MDENTRYQVLRNDEEQYSLWPADLDVPAGWQPVGKEGTEAECSAHVDEVWTDMRPRSLRERMADTEA encoded by the coding sequence ATGGACGAGAACACCCGCTACCAGGTGCTGCGCAACGACGAGGAGCAGTACTCGCTCTGGCCGGCCGACCTCGACGTGCCCGCGGGCTGGCAGCCGGTCGGCAAGGAGGGCACCGAGGCCGAGTGCTCCGCCCACGTCGACGAGGTCTGGACCGACATGCGCCCGCGGAGCCTGCGCGAGCGGATGGCCGACACCGAAGCCTGA
- a CDS encoding GNAT family N-acetyltransferase — protein MTPVLRTEHLEFVPYRPEDEDAFVTLLRNEQVCHWMGQDLSPEPEVRRLFGLLQTEVYPKEMFDVWGLWLDGTYVGHAEVKKTGNVEGYELIAALAPEYWGRGLGTEVVGGLLRHAADHLGVAEAYGMVGAENAASLALCRRMGFRHLRDVVAEDGTVTKLLVVSTAVPA, from the coding sequence ATGACCCCCGTTCTGCGCACCGAGCACCTGGAATTCGTTCCCTACCGACCCGAGGACGAGGACGCGTTCGTCACCCTGCTGCGCAACGAGCAGGTGTGCCACTGGATGGGCCAGGACCTCTCGCCCGAGCCGGAGGTCCGCAGGCTGTTCGGCCTGCTCCAGACCGAGGTGTATCCGAAGGAGATGTTCGACGTGTGGGGCCTGTGGCTGGACGGCACGTACGTGGGCCACGCCGAGGTGAAGAAGACGGGAAACGTCGAAGGCTACGAGCTGATCGCCGCGCTCGCCCCCGAGTACTGGGGCCGGGGACTGGGCACGGAGGTGGTCGGCGGCCTGCTGCGCCACGCCGCCGACCACCTCGGGGTCGCGGAGGCCTACGGGATGGTGGGCGCGGAGAACGCCGCGAGCCTGGCGCTGTGCCGCCGCATGGGTTTCCGGCACCTGCGCGACGTGGTCGCCGAGGACGGCACGGTGACGAAGCTGCTGGTGGTCTCCACGGCGGTCCCGGCGTGA
- a CDS encoding LmeA family phospholipid-binding protein — translation MKFRRRHKTVAAALAAAVTLGAVGADLGIEHVAGRRMARAISCRLKPAGPVRARLTDPLAGLQALGGSLGTAQIDADGIRRAGTELDLRIVLHGVTTGGSYRTGTATATIPYAALQQRLSQGRNSGLTLGSDGTGLTLTATAGQLGFPVTVNTALTVTPHSFTITPTTVTLMGQQLPVTVLDRLPGASSTLTARLAPHTIDLAQLPAGAELASAQAGPSGLSLVLTLHHAAPGHAPSQPCTAS, via the coding sequence ATGAAATTCCGCCGCAGGCACAAGACCGTGGCCGCCGCCCTGGCGGCGGCCGTCACCCTCGGCGCCGTCGGCGCCGACCTCGGGATCGAGCACGTCGCCGGCCGGCGCATGGCCCGCGCGATCTCCTGCCGGCTCAAGCCGGCCGGGCCCGTCCGGGCCCGGCTCACCGATCCCCTCGCAGGTCTGCAGGCCCTCGGCGGCAGCCTCGGCACCGCGCAGATCGACGCCGACGGCATCCGTCGGGCCGGTACCGAGCTCGACCTCCGGATCGTCCTGCACGGCGTGACCACCGGCGGCAGCTACCGCACCGGCACCGCGACCGCCACCATCCCCTACGCCGCGCTCCAGCAACGACTGAGCCAGGGCAGGAACAGCGGCCTCACCCTGGGCAGCGACGGCACCGGCCTCACCCTCACCGCGACCGCCGGACAGCTCGGCTTCCCCGTCACCGTGAACACCGCGCTCACCGTCACCCCGCACTCGTTCACCATCACCCCGACCACCGTCACCCTGATGGGGCAGCAGCTCCCGGTCACCGTCCTCGACCGCCTCCCCGGCGCCTCCTCCACCCTGACCGCCCGGCTCGCCCCCCACACGATCGACCTCGCCCAGCTACCCGCCGGCGCCGAGCTCGCCTCCGCGCAGGCCGGACCGTCCGGCCTGAGCCTGGTCCTCACCCTCCACCACGCCGCCCCCGGGCACGCCCCCTCCCAGCCCTGCACCGCCAGCTGA
- a CDS encoding PadR family transcriptional regulator — translation MQLDYVIIGVLALRRLSGYDLRRWMQGRGRYIGYGVQLPQIYRRLAKLTERGWVDFEVDPRAGRPDAKVYRITEAGREALLEWARAPFEPSPRPMDPDFTLRFVFAGQLDPRIALDLVHTELEYRRKHDALSPGLPAAHQPEPQIPELDPGWVGEIHTMAHEHGYATASAYITWLELTHARLEAQLRRR, via the coding sequence ATGCAGCTCGACTACGTGATCATCGGCGTCCTGGCGCTGCGCCGTCTCTCCGGCTACGACCTGCGCCGGTGGATGCAGGGCCGGGGCCGGTACATCGGCTACGGCGTCCAACTGCCGCAGATCTACCGCCGACTCGCGAAGCTGACCGAGCGCGGCTGGGTGGACTTCGAGGTGGACCCGCGCGCGGGACGCCCGGACGCCAAGGTGTACCGGATCACCGAGGCCGGCCGCGAGGCGCTGCTGGAGTGGGCCCGGGCCCCCTTCGAGCCCTCCCCCCGGCCGATGGACCCCGACTTCACGCTGCGCTTCGTCTTCGCCGGGCAGCTCGACCCCCGGATCGCCCTGGACCTGGTGCACACGGAGCTGGAGTACCGCCGCAAGCACGACGCGCTCTCACCGGGCCTGCCCGCCGCCCACCAGCCGGAGCCGCAGATCCCCGAGCTCGACCCCGGATGGGTCGGCGAGATCCACACCATGGCACACGAGCACGGCTACGCCACGGCCTCGGCCTACATCACCTGGCTGGAACTGACCCACGCGCGCCTGGAGGCGCAGCTGCGCCGCCGCTGA
- a CDS encoding alpha/beta hydrolase: MTRPHTEPTRPTGPTEFTRTFAAADGTPLPLHVFSPPGRARAALLLFHGGGWMIGSPAMFFPQARALAQAGILTASAGYRLVGAGADSPLDCMADAENADRLFRTVAADAGLASIGVGGGSAGGQLALSLAASPARAYSSLVLFNPALDACCEGAAIAELLKVSPQQARAFSPLHQVRPGMPPTVMFHGTDDRLVPIALARRFRRLMTDAGTECELVEFPGAGHGFFNHDPNGNPAYDDVLARTRAHLLRTAGEEGRDRPRSAAELDPDVA; encoded by the coding sequence ATGACCCGGCCGCACACCGAGCCCACCCGGCCCACCGGGCCCACCGAGTTCACTCGGACCTTCGCCGCCGCCGACGGCACACCGCTGCCCCTGCACGTGTTCTCGCCGCCGGGCCGGGCCCGGGCCGCCCTCCTGCTCTTCCACGGCGGCGGCTGGATGATCGGCTCACCGGCCATGTTCTTCCCCCAGGCCCGGGCCCTGGCCCAGGCCGGCATCCTCACCGCCAGCGCCGGCTACCGGCTGGTCGGGGCGGGCGCCGACAGCCCGCTCGACTGCATGGCCGACGCCGAGAACGCCGACCGGCTCTTCCGAACGGTCGCCGCGGACGCGGGCCTGGCCTCGATCGGCGTCGGCGGCGGATCCGCAGGAGGCCAACTGGCACTCAGCCTGGCCGCCTCGCCCGCACGGGCGTACAGCAGCCTGGTGCTGTTCAACCCCGCCCTGGACGCCTGCTGCGAAGGCGCGGCCATCGCCGAGCTGCTCAAGGTCTCGCCCCAGCAGGCCAGAGCGTTCTCGCCGCTGCACCAGGTGCGGCCCGGCATGCCCCCCACCGTCATGTTCCACGGCACCGACGACCGGCTGGTGCCGATCGCCCTCGCCCGCCGCTTCCGCCGGCTGATGACCGATGCCGGCACGGAGTGCGAACTCGTCGAATTCCCCGGCGCAGGACACGGTTTCTTCAACCACGACCCGAACGGCAACCCCGCCTACGACGACGTCCTCGCGCGAACCCGGGCCCACCTCCTGAGGACCGCGGGGGAGGAGGGTCGGGACCGCCCTCGAAGCGCTGCGGAACTCGACCCCGACGTCGCGTGA
- a CDS encoding ABC transporter ATP-binding protein, translating into MTPAMSAADTAPKTHAWEIRATGLKVRAGRRKMAVDGLDLSLGTGTHGLLGPNGAGKTTLIRALATVLRPAAGELELLGGSVGGMADQRALRRRIGYLPQEFGYYRRFTVREFVEYMAWLKEVPKADIPAAVQRAVERVGLADRADHRMKTLSGGMVRRAGIAQAIVNDPTLLLLDEPTAGLDPAQRLRFRELLQELGREACVVVSTHLVEDVAAACSDVVLFADGRLVFQGTPEELAAAGGSEHPGDSPLERGYSALLHNSEQQGGTW; encoded by the coding sequence ATGACACCCGCGATGAGCGCGGCCGACACCGCGCCGAAGACCCATGCCTGGGAGATCCGGGCAACCGGCCTGAAAGTGCGGGCCGGACGCCGGAAGATGGCCGTCGACGGCCTCGACCTCTCCCTGGGCACCGGCACCCACGGCCTCCTGGGGCCCAACGGAGCAGGCAAGACCACGCTGATCCGGGCGCTGGCCACCGTGCTGCGCCCCGCAGCGGGCGAACTGGAGCTGCTCGGCGGCTCCGTCGGCGGGATGGCCGACCAGCGCGCGCTGCGCCGCCGGATCGGCTACCTGCCGCAGGAGTTCGGCTACTACCGGCGCTTCACCGTCCGCGAGTTCGTCGAGTACATGGCCTGGCTGAAGGAGGTCCCGAAGGCGGACATCCCCGCGGCCGTCCAGCGGGCCGTGGAACGGGTGGGCCTGGCGGACCGGGCCGACCACCGGATGAAGACCCTGTCCGGAGGCATGGTGCGACGCGCCGGCATCGCCCAGGCCATCGTCAACGACCCCACCCTGCTGCTGCTCGACGAACCGACCGCCGGCCTGGACCCGGCGCAGCGGCTGCGCTTCCGCGAGCTGCTGCAGGAACTGGGCCGCGAGGCCTGCGTGGTCGTCTCCACCCACCTGGTCGAGGACGTCGCGGCCGCCTGCTCCGACGTGGTGCTCTTCGCCGACGGCCGCCTCGTCTTCCAGGGCACGCCGGAGGAGTTGGCCGCGGCGGGCGGCTCCGAGCACCCGGGCGACAGCCCCCTGGAGCGCGGCTACTCGGCGCTGCTCCACAACTCCGAGCAGCAGGGCGGCACCTGGTGA
- a CDS encoding zf-HC2 domain-containing protein, protein MSGEHASRRLVDDYARGDAELAADTVWALESHLETCAPCRSRLAASVAAGAPGIVALLDTVRAGLAPQLDKAVRAPARRYRPRWVSAWMTPVVLPWLAMTVTVTLLALLLAAAGAPAFLGTAPPVLLFAPVLPMCGVAAAWSRGLDPAYELTASTPRAGLPLLLRRTVSVLAVVLPALLVEGWLTGAMTAAQWLLPSLAFTSVALALGSVVGVTRAAAGLVVGWGLVVAAPAWDTGRVPLVLQPDRLPVWGALLALGIGAVIARRRSYSAL, encoded by the coding sequence ATGAGCGGGGAACACGCGTCGAGGCGGTTGGTCGACGACTACGCACGTGGTGACGCGGAACTCGCCGCGGACACGGTGTGGGCGCTGGAGTCCCATCTGGAGACCTGCGCTCCGTGCCGGAGCCGACTGGCGGCCTCCGTGGCCGCCGGGGCGCCGGGCATCGTGGCGCTCCTCGACACCGTCCGGGCCGGTCTGGCGCCGCAGTTGGACAAGGCCGTCAGGGCGCCCGCGCGGCGGTACCGCCCGCGCTGGGTGTCGGCCTGGATGACCCCGGTCGTCCTCCCGTGGCTGGCCATGACCGTCACCGTGACCCTGCTGGCGCTGCTGCTGGCGGCGGCCGGGGCGCCGGCGTTCCTCGGAACGGCCCCGCCGGTGCTGCTGTTCGCGCCCGTGCTGCCGATGTGCGGTGTCGCCGCGGCGTGGTCGCGCGGGCTGGACCCGGCGTACGAACTGACGGCCTCCACGCCCCGGGCCGGTCTGCCCCTGCTGCTCCGGCGCACCGTCTCGGTGCTGGCCGTGGTACTGCCCGCGCTGCTGGTGGAGGGATGGCTGACCGGAGCCATGACGGCCGCTCAGTGGCTGCTGCCCTCGCTGGCCTTCACCTCCGTCGCCCTGGCCCTGGGCAGCGTGGTCGGCGTGACCCGCGCCGCCGCCGGACTGGTGGTCGGCTGGGGCCTCGTCGTCGCGGCGCCCGCGTGGGACACCGGCCGGGTCCCCCTCGTCCTGCAGCCGGACCGACTGCCCGTGTGGGGAGCCCTCCTCGCGCTCGGCATCGGCGCCGTGATCGCCCGCAGACGCTCGTACTCAGCGCTGTGA
- a CDS encoding RNA polymerase sigma factor codes for MARGDRGAFDELYRRTSPWLAVRLRRRCADEQIVAEVMQETYLAVWRAAGAFAGSAVGGSAVGWLWTIAARRLVDAFRRRAHHAEPPVAAAERAVVPAAEDEALAGTVGGDVGDALRRLAPELREVLQATVLDGLSVRETAVLLRLPEGTVKTRARRARIAMREALA; via the coding sequence GTGGCCAGAGGTGACCGTGGGGCGTTCGACGAGCTGTACCGTCGCACGTCGCCGTGGCTGGCGGTGCGGCTGCGCCGCCGCTGCGCGGACGAGCAGATCGTCGCCGAGGTCATGCAGGAGACCTATCTGGCGGTGTGGCGCGCGGCCGGCGCGTTCGCCGGGAGCGCGGTCGGCGGGTCCGCCGTCGGATGGCTGTGGACGATCGCGGCGCGCCGCCTCGTCGACGCGTTCCGACGCCGCGCCCACCACGCCGAACCGCCGGTCGCCGCCGCCGAGCGGGCGGTGGTGCCCGCGGCGGAGGACGAGGCGCTCGCCGGGACCGTCGGCGGCGACGTCGGCGACGCCCTGCGGCGACTGGCGCCGGAACTCCGAGAGGTACTGCAGGCCACGGTGCTCGACGGGCTCTCCGTCCGGGAGACCGCCGTGCTGCTCAGACTGCCCGAAGGCACGGTCAAGACCCGTGCCCGCCGGGCCAGGATCGCGATGCGGGAGGCGCTGGCATGA
- a CDS encoding alpha/beta fold hydrolase, translated as MSVVIRQPGVVLTDHLFQLPLDHAAPQGERIEVYAREVVAAGKEHADLPWLLYLQGGPGGRAGRPLGRDSWLDRALDDYRVLLLDQRGTGRSTPATRQTLPLRGSAAEQADYLSCFRADSIVRDAELIRRQLLGERGQWSLLGQSFGGFCTLTYLSLAPEGVREAMVTGGLAGLRSSAADVYRAAYPRVARKNAAHYARYPQDVEAVRRIAEHLSASPAELPGGGRLTVRAFQALGLLLGSGSGSDTLHYLLEDAWVRGSAGPELSDTFLSGAQSKLSFAEGPLYAVLHESIYGQRSVDPGPTGWAAEQVRSEFPEFDAARALANGSPVRFTGEMIYPWMFETDPALRPLQETAELLAERTGWPDLYSADALAANQVPVAAAVYHDDMYVDAADSLATADAVRGLRTWVTNEWEHDGLRASGSQVLDRLIGMVRGEL; from the coding sequence ATGTCCGTGGTGATCCGACAGCCTGGCGTCGTCCTGACCGACCATCTCTTCCAGCTGCCGCTGGACCACGCGGCGCCGCAGGGCGAGAGGATCGAGGTCTACGCCCGCGAGGTGGTCGCGGCGGGCAAGGAGCACGCCGACCTGCCCTGGCTGCTCTACCTCCAGGGCGGCCCGGGCGGCCGGGCGGGCCGGCCGCTGGGCCGGGACAGCTGGCTGGACCGGGCCCTGGACGACTACCGGGTCCTGCTGCTCGACCAGCGCGGCACCGGGCGCTCGACCCCGGCGACCCGGCAGACCCTGCCGCTGCGCGGCAGCGCGGCCGAGCAGGCCGACTACCTCTCCTGCTTCCGGGCCGACTCGATCGTCCGCGACGCCGAGCTGATCCGGCGCCAACTGCTCGGCGAGCGGGGACAGTGGAGCCTGCTCGGGCAGAGCTTCGGCGGCTTCTGCACCCTCACCTACCTCTCGCTGGCCCCCGAGGGCGTGCGCGAGGCCATGGTCACCGGCGGACTGGCGGGGCTGCGCAGCAGCGCGGCCGACGTGTACCGGGCGGCCTACCCGCGGGTGGCCCGCAAGAATGCCGCGCACTACGCCCGCTACCCGCAGGACGTCGAGGCGGTGCGGCGGATCGCCGAGCACCTGTCCGCCTCGCCCGCGGAGCTGCCCGGTGGCGGACGGTTGACCGTGCGGGCGTTCCAGGCGCTCGGTCTGCTGCTCGGCTCGGGCAGCGGCTCGGACACCCTGCACTACCTGCTGGAGGACGCCTGGGTCCGGGGCAGCGCCGGGCCGGAGCTGTCCGACACCTTCCTGAGCGGCGCCCAGTCGAAGCTCTCGTTCGCCGAAGGCCCCCTCTACGCCGTGCTGCACGAGTCCATCTACGGCCAGCGGTCGGTGGACCCGGGCCCGACCGGCTGGGCGGCGGAGCAGGTCCGCTCGGAGTTCCCCGAGTTCGACGCCGCCCGGGCGCTGGCGAACGGCTCCCCGGTGCGCTTCACCGGAGAGATGATCTACCCCTGGATGTTCGAGACCGACCCGGCGCTGCGCCCCCTGCAGGAGACGGCGGAGCTGCTGGCCGAGCGCACGGGCTGGCCCGACCTCTACTCCGCCGACGCCCTGGCGGCCAACCAGGTCCCGGTGGCCGCCGCCGTCTACCACGACGACATGTACGTCGACGCCGCGGACTCCCTGGCGACCGCCGATGCGGTGCGCGGGCTGCGGACCTGGGTGACCAACGAATGGGAGCACGACGGCCTGCGCGCCAGCGGCAGCCAGGTCCTGGACCGGCTGATCGGCATGGTCCGCGGGGAGCTGTAG